The Impatiens glandulifera chromosome 3, dImpGla2.1, whole genome shotgun sequence genome contains a region encoding:
- the LOC124928951 gene encoding lysine histidine transporter-like 8 — MDNHVEEAPTESLTENRKTQFLLTVVPSSSFGTESGAAVDVHGTPKSPFMTRIMMAADSPVLKAVRSMRMYLEEVGLPKLNPQEAWLPITESRNGNAYYAAFHTLSSGIGIPALLLPIAFTALGWIWGIFSLCLAFIWQLYTLWLLIQLHEPIPGAAVRYSRYLQLSMAAFGEKKGKLMALFPIMYLSGGTCVTLIIIGGGTLKIFFDVICGGAASCDNLHHRLSTLEWYIVFTCAAILLAQHPNLNSIAGVSLIGAFSAVTFCTLIWVVSVLKDRPAGVTYGLLPDSTISEVGRFRKVLNALGIIAFAFRGHNLVLEIQGTMPSSSLKPSRVPMWKGVKFSYLIIGMCLFPLAIGGYWSYGQLVPSEGGMLIALVKYHKQDTSRLILGLASLLIVVHSLMSFQIYAMVVFDNLEMRYTSRKQKACPWWVRTGLRLLFGGFGLFISVAVPFLPSLAGLIGGVALPVTMAYPCLMWVMMKKPDRFNGMWWFNWGLGGFGILLSVLVLCGAIWTIVADGIDVHFFKPR, encoded by the coding sequence ATGGATAATCATGTAGAAGAAGCACCAACCGAATCATTAACGGAAAACCGAAAAACCCAGTTTCTATTGACGGTGGTGCCCTCTTCCTCCTTCGGAACAGAGTCCGGCGCCGCCGTCGACGTTCATGGCACACCGAAGAGCCCGTTCATGACCCGAATCATGATGGCGGCTGACAGCCCGGTTTTAAAGGCGGTTAGAAGTATGAGAATGTATTTGGAAGAAGTCGGACTACCCAAACTCAACCCGCAAGAAGCATGGCTTCCAATTACAGAATCCAGAAACGGGAATGCTTATTATGCAGCCTTCCATACACTTAGCTCCGGTATCGGAATTCCAGCTCTTCTTCTTCCCATAGCTTTCACCGCCCTTGGATGGATATGGGGGATATTTAGCTTGTGTTTGGCGTTCATATGGCAATTGTACACTTTATGGTTATTAATTCAACTCCATGAACCCATTCCCGGCGCCGCCGTTCGCTACAGTCGCTATCTTCAGCTTTCCATGGCCGCCTTCGGTGAAAAGAAAGGGAAATTAATGGCTCTGTTTCCGATCATGTATCTATCAGGAGGAACATGTGTAACACTTATCATAATAGGAGGTGGGACCCTCAAGATCTTCTTCGACGTCATTTGCGGCGGCGCCGCCTCTTGCGACAATCTCCACCACCGTCTATCCACTCTCGAATGGTACATCGTCTTCACCTGCGCCGCCATCCTCCTCGCCCAACATCCGAATCTCAACTCCATTGCCGGAGTTTCTCTAATCGGCGCCTTTTCCGCCGTCACGTTCTGTACCCTGATATGGGTCGTCTCTGTTTTAAAAGATCGACCCGCCGGAGTGACGTACGGATTGTTGCCGGATAGCACGATCTCCGAGGTGGGTAGGTTCAGAAAAGTGCTGAATGCGTTGGGAATCATTGCGTTCGCTTTCAGAGGTCATAATCTGGTTCTTGAAATTCAAGGAACAATGCCATCGAGTTCTTTAAAGCCATCTCGTGTTCCGATGTGGAAAGGAGTGAAATTTTCTTATCTCATAATCGGCATGTGTTTGTTTCCTCTTGCAATCGGAGGTTACTGGTCGTACGGCCAACTGGTACCATCAGAGGGAGGGATGTTGATAGCTTTAGTCAAATACCACAAACAGGACACTTCAAGATTAATCCTAGGACTAGCGAGCTTACTGATTGTGGTTCATAGCTTGATGTCTTTCCAGATATATGCGATGGTTGTTTTTGACAACTTAGAAATGAGATACACGAGCAGGAAGCAGAAGGCTTGTCCGTGGTGGGTGAGGACGGGACTGCGTTTGCTGTTTGGTGGGTTTGGTTTGTTTATATCGGTGGCGGTTCCGTTTCTGCCTAGTTTGGCTGGATTGATAGGTGGGGTGGCGTTGCCGGTGACGATGGCGTATCcgtgtttgatgtgggttatgaTGAAGAAACCTGATAGGTTTAATGGAATGTGGTGGTTCAATTGGGGTTTAGGAGGGTTTGGGATACTTTTAAGTGTTTTGGTGCTTTGTGGGGCTATTTGGACTATTGTGGCGGATGGAATAGATGTTCACTTCTTCAAACCCCGttaa